The following are encoded in a window of Candidatus Eisenbacteria bacterium genomic DNA:
- a CDS encoding type II secretion system protein has protein sequence MEWKMLAAREFRPPPAGDALSWQGGERQVRSKSRRQPIAIQGFTLVELMIALVILAVGILGVGQIFAVSGRNAAMGRAETTAVSLAREIQEKIMSESVDQVPMVFDGVDTTEPSTVTLPCEEWAAHISEQLGPGASGRLDVFDSDSDEEILPGMFSVLVRISWPSRGDTLTLPLRFAITDIGH, from the coding sequence ATGGAATGGAAGATGCTCGCCGCAAGGGAGTTCCGGCCTCCGCCGGCCGGAGATGCGCTCTCATGGCAAGGGGGTGAGCGGCAGGTGAGATCGAAGAGCAGGCGCCAACCTATAGCTATCCAAGGGTTTACGCTGGTCGAACTCATGATCGCCTTGGTGATCCTCGCCGTGGGAATTCTCGGAGTCGGACAGATCTTCGCCGTCTCGGGAAGGAACGCGGCCATGGGGCGGGCGGAGACGACGGCAGTCAGCCTAGCCCGGGAAATCCAGGAGAAGATCATGAGCGAGTCGGTGGATCAGGTTCCCATGGTGTTCGATGGGGTCGACACCACGGAGCCCTCGACCGTCACCCTTCCCTGTGAGGAGTGGGCGGCTCACATCAGCGAGCAGCTCGGCCCGGGAGCGAGCGGTCGGCTCGACGTGTTCGATTCCGACTCGGATGAAGAGATCCTACCGGGGATGTTCTCCGTTCTCGTCCGGATCTCGTGGCCGTCCCGCGGCGACACGCTGACGCTTCCCCTCCGGTTCGCGATCACGGACATCGGCCACTGA
- a CDS encoding PorV/PorQ family protein, translated as MKVQFVLAAAVLLSTALVAAAFAGNSDRIGTAGASELLIPNSPRGLAIGDGAVADWGGLEMLYWNPAAISGVRGVEALFSNLTYIADMKKNYVGVAAQTSFGTIAVTADVLSIGDIIETTELAPEGTGRVFSPNFSILGLSYGRYMTDQVTIGLTGKLISESVLQAHASGVAFDIGIQYRPGPKGVSFGLALKNIGPTMRFSGADFESFHRTSDNPQAGDRSLSSLSAPFELPSYIEFGGRYEYPLTDIGMVAGYGSFQSNNFNDDEVNLGAEFAYHDQFFVRGGGTLSGNDDYLYGPAFGLGVALPLGGQSKLNFDYALRLVNDFFDDNHMVGVKFNF; from the coding sequence ATGAAGGTTCAGTTTGTCCTGGCTGCGGCGGTCCTGCTCTCCACGGCTCTCGTGGCGGCGGCCTTCGCGGGCAACTCCGACCGGATCGGGACGGCGGGTGCCTCCGAGCTACTGATCCCGAACAGCCCCAGAGGACTCGCGATCGGCGACGGCGCCGTCGCCGACTGGGGCGGACTCGAGATGCTCTACTGGAATCCCGCCGCCATCTCCGGCGTGCGGGGGGTCGAGGCTCTCTTCTCGAACCTCACCTACATCGCCGACATGAAGAAGAACTACGTCGGCGTCGCCGCGCAGACCAGCTTCGGGACGATCGCGGTGACGGCCGACGTCCTCTCGATCGGCGACATCATCGAAACGACCGAACTGGCGCCGGAAGGGACCGGGAGGGTCTTCTCGCCGAACTTCTCGATCCTCGGTCTCTCCTACGGGCGCTACATGACCGATCAGGTCACGATCGGCCTCACCGGCAAGCTCATTTCGGAGTCGGTTCTTCAAGCCCACGCGTCGGGGGTCGCGTTCGACATCGGGATCCAGTACCGGCCGGGCCCCAAGGGGGTCTCGTTCGGACTGGCGCTGAAGAACATCGGCCCCACGATGAGGTTCTCGGGCGCCGACTTCGAGAGCTTCCACCGGACCTCGGACAACCCCCAGGCGGGCGACCGCTCGCTCTCGTCGCTCTCCGCGCCGTTCGAGCTGCCGAGCTACATCGAGTTCGGCGGGCGCTACGAGTACCCGCTCACAGACATCGGGATGGTCGCGGGGTACGGTAGCTTCCAGTCGAACAACTTCAACGACGACGAGGTCAATCTGGGGGCGGAGTTCGCCTATCACGACCAGTTCTTCGTGCGCGGAGGCGGGACCCTGAGCGGCAACGACGACTACCTCTACGGCCCGGCGTTCGGCCTCGGAGTGGCCCTCCCGCTGGGCGGCCAGAGCAAGCTCAACTTCGACTACGCCCTGCGCCTCGTGAACGACTTCTTCGACGACAACCACATGGTCGGGGTGAAATTCAACTTCTAG
- a CDS encoding TonB-dependent receptor: protein MFLQNRLHRLAFLLLLGPILVSTAWAGTVGKISGVVTGRESGQPLAGANITIVGTTMGATADAAGRYFVLNVPAGTYQLQATLVGYKPVVLGDVRVAPDFTTEADFALEQTVLGVVQTVEIRAEKPLIQKDLTGTTRFLGREEVENLPARGYQNVASQQAGIVAQSLTPVGAEASNAPRLYVRGGRAEEVAYYVDGFSQQDPLTGLSTTSVNQNAIDQIVVMTGGFNAEYGKIMSGAVNVITREGEPEYFGSVEVVTDNRIGEWLGAKSYDWNIYDASLGGPVIPGTDQLTFFLSGESRWQRDRAPKPIEKLGFTGEQKALYKDGRLPNNDLSGYTWQAKGTWQLGAPYKIRVGTLNSRDDWQEYRHSYLFNLPHTPRYQDTNKSLFGTFTHTINPRTFYSFGANWFYTERFRGDGRYFKDLDAYSRPDGNPTYDPGTPLFWYGPTEDLQRIVGSDTTYVYSDSTASVWDDYLHRESSYFGFKGDMTVQWTPTNQAKVGAEYRDHTLRRYRHLFPYRMRTPQGLVDVDRFGYALDDPEKPLDRGLDGAKHPKDASFYVQNKYEKDQFILNAGLRYDYLDVDTKIFANEELPLGEDRAVLDPEDLEDSKVRHKLSPRLGVGFPVSERTQFHANYGIFFQQPNLEDLYTGFVYGEYKVREGGYYYPFGNPNLTPETTTAYEVGFTQQVSERARIDLTAFYKNVQDLVQVQSIRSSPNSYSSFRNTDYGTIKGVDFAFDLRRTSNLAAQLNYTYSFANGTGSVANSQRNIAWTGGIAPKQTAPLDFDQRHKISANVDYRFEKGQGPVIGGLRPFEKMGVNVLINISSGNPYTPTKAYDEVTLAAVTIQPSGSINSLYGPWRNRVDMKLDRGFAFGRYEINAYLWVLNVLNRVNPVAVYSSSGDPAETGWLTTPTGALSYSTDEERGLYGLAQRNPNNYDSPRMVRFGLRTSF, encoded by the coding sequence ATGTTCCTGCAGAACCGTCTCCACCGACTTGCCTTCCTGCTGCTGCTGGGGCCGATCCTGGTCTCGACAGCGTGGGCGGGAACGGTGGGGAAGATCTCAGGGGTCGTCACCGGCAGGGAGAGCGGCCAACCGCTCGCCGGTGCGAACATCACGATCGTCGGAACAACGATGGGGGCGACGGCCGACGCCGCGGGGCGCTACTTCGTCCTCAACGTTCCGGCCGGAACCTACCAGCTGCAGGCGACCCTAGTCGGCTACAAGCCAGTGGTCCTGGGTGACGTGCGGGTCGCACCCGACTTCACGACGGAGGCGGACTTCGCCTTGGAACAGACGGTGCTGGGCGTGGTCCAGACCGTCGAGATCCGCGCCGAGAAGCCGCTCATCCAGAAGGACCTCACGGGCACGACGCGGTTCCTGGGTCGCGAGGAGGTCGAGAATCTCCCCGCGAGGGGATACCAGAACGTCGCAAGCCAGCAGGCCGGCATCGTCGCGCAGAGCCTGACCCCCGTGGGGGCCGAGGCGAGCAACGCGCCTCGTCTCTACGTGCGGGGGGGCAGGGCGGAGGAGGTCGCCTACTACGTGGACGGGTTCTCGCAGCAGGACCCCTTGACCGGGCTTTCGACCACCTCCGTGAACCAGAACGCCATCGACCAGATCGTGGTCATGACGGGCGGTTTCAATGCCGAGTACGGGAAGATCATGTCCGGCGCGGTCAACGTCATCACGCGGGAGGGAGAGCCGGAATACTTCGGCAGCGTCGAGGTCGTCACCGACAACAGGATCGGCGAATGGCTAGGCGCCAAGAGCTACGACTGGAACATCTATGACGCCTCTCTTGGAGGTCCGGTGATCCCGGGCACGGATCAGCTGACCTTCTTCCTGAGCGGCGAGAGCCGCTGGCAGCGCGACCGCGCTCCGAAGCCGATCGAGAAGCTCGGCTTCACCGGCGAACAGAAGGCGCTATACAAGGACGGGAGGCTTCCCAACAACGATCTGTCCGGCTACACATGGCAGGCGAAAGGCACCTGGCAGCTCGGCGCTCCATACAAGATCCGCGTCGGCACGCTCAACTCGAGGGACGACTGGCAGGAGTACCGGCACTCCTACCTGTTCAACCTGCCGCACACACCGCGCTATCAGGACACCAACAAGAGCCTCTTCGGAACCTTCACGCACACGATCAACCCGCGGACATTCTACTCCTTCGGAGCGAACTGGTTCTACACGGAGCGGTTCCGCGGGGACGGCCGCTACTTCAAGGACCTTGACGCCTACAGCCGTCCTGACGGGAATCCGACCTACGATCCCGGGACGCCCCTCTTCTGGTACGGGCCGACTGAGGACCTCCAGCGGATCGTGGGGAGCGACACGACCTACGTCTACAGCGACAGCACCGCCTCGGTCTGGGACGACTATCTTCATCGGGAGTCGTCCTACTTTGGATTCAAGGGCGACATGACGGTCCAGTGGACGCCGACAAACCAGGCGAAGGTGGGAGCCGAGTACCGCGATCACACCCTGCGGCGCTACCGGCATCTCTTCCCCTACCGCATGCGAACGCCGCAGGGACTCGTGGACGTCGATCGCTTCGGATATGCGCTCGACGATCCCGAGAAGCCTCTCGATAGGGGACTGGACGGAGCGAAGCATCCCAAGGACGCTTCCTTCTATGTGCAGAACAAGTACGAGAAGGACCAGTTCATCCTGAATGCCGGTCTGCGCTACGACTACCTGGATGTCGACACCAAGATCTTCGCGAACGAGGAGCTGCCCCTCGGCGAGGACCGGGCCGTTCTGGATCCCGAGGACCTCGAGGACAGCAAGGTCAGGCATAAGCTGAGTCCTCGCCTGGGAGTCGGTTTCCCCGTGAGCGAGAGGACGCAGTTCCACGCCAACTACGGGATCTTTTTCCAGCAGCCGAACCTGGAGGACCTCTACACCGGCTTCGTCTATGGCGAGTACAAGGTGAGGGAGGGAGGGTACTACTACCCCTTCGGGAATCCGAACCTGACCCCCGAGACGACGACGGCTTATGAGGTCGGGTTCACCCAGCAGGTCTCGGAGCGCGCGCGCATCGACCTGACCGCCTTCTACAAGAACGTCCAGGACCTCGTCCAGGTCCAGTCGATCCGCTCATCTCCGAACTCCTACTCCTCGTTCCGCAACACCGACTACGGCACGATCAAGGGAGTCGACTTCGCTTTCGACCTGCGCCGGACCTCGAATCTCGCCGCGCAGCTCAACTACACCTACTCCTTCGCGAACGGGACGGGATCCGTGGCCAACTCCCAGCGCAATATCGCCTGGACGGGAGGGATCGCGCCGAAGCAGACCGCGCCCCTCGACTTCGATCAACGCCACAAGATCTCGGCGAACGTCGACTATCGTTTCGAGAAGGGACAGGGGCCGGTGATCGGCGGCCTTCGCCCCTTCGAGAAGATGGGAGTCAACGTGCTGATCAACATCAGCAGCGGCAATCCGTACACGCCCACCAAGGCCTATGACGAGGTTACGCTGGCGGCGGTCACGATCCAGCCCTCGGGCTCGATCAACTCGCTCTACGGCCCCTGGCGCAATCGCGTCGACATGAAGCTCGATCGCGGCTTCGCCTTCGGAAGGTACGAGATCAACGCCTACCTCTGGGTCCTGAATGTCCTCAACAGGGTCAACCCGGTCGCCGTCTACAGCTCGTCTGGGGATCCCGCTGAGACCGGCTGGCTGACAACGCCGACGGGAGCGCTTTCCTATTCCACGGATGAGGAGCGCGGTCTCTACGGCCTGGCCCAGAGAAACCCGAACAACTACGACAGCCCGCGTATGGTCCGATTCGGACTCAGGACGAGTTTCTAG